A window of Lytechinus variegatus isolate NC3 chromosome 15, Lvar_3.0, whole genome shotgun sequence contains these coding sequences:
- the LOC121428729 gene encoding uncharacterized protein LOC121428729, translating to MSTRSTENSRMSLLTIGRSTTLTPPPVSSLDSPRKSSPIMVLPASRNSRKGLSTPGSDCLALMWPTADDDKGHCLSPVSPSIKTHLGGTLMDSSHEHSDMTIQTPHGEGSVSLDKTTEVLLCPSGKTVVRLKASMEAVLPSPSDKGSPSMIKHLSLPYSPSSKPSSRNFMGSDSSPYSRLGGIGNSSLNFPGRSLLFDSSEKPSSDSLPPSALSSSPSREISSGGDTPLSSLKKKGPRRRKISGKDKGTKVRFAGGATEILEQDHPEDDLMMTQSRCPCFKCFIIMCFVVLSLSVLFYLSLWIVAQHRGNPVIVAGGESLHSILQSQVFGQSIVVSHLPQLLSGILSKDVRDRTLVLMFHGQSGVGKTFVAELIGNKMFPEEAQSQCVYKFLPSFLEVREHLVTAYDYSIALEDFIDNGKSNYRTCPVGLYIIEDIDYGSSSSLLEAVALTLPGIRTRQAAQEQKMIFFLMTNLQSEAIGDYLLSHLEQGNNREDITLKELEPIMTKVPYTQEYTAESEASEDHDVQRLEVHDKLMAVVDHHIPFLPLERKHVIMCIQQTLSWKNVTLNENDVQWIADKLVFYPENNPVFSTSGCKKVEEKASLFSKYAQT from the exons CACTGAAAATTCCAGAATGAGTCTTCTGACTATCGGTCGAAGCACCACTTTAACTCCTCCTCCTGTCTCCAGTTTAGACTCCCCAAGAAAGAGTTCTCCCATCATGGTTCTTCCTGCCAGCAGAAACTCCAGAAAGGGCCTCTCCACTCCAGGGAGTGACTGCTTGGCTTTGATGTGGCCCACTGCGGATGATGACAAAGGACATTGTCTCTCTCCTGTTTCTCCCTCCATAAAGACTCATTTGGGTGGAACTCTGATGGATAGCAGTCATGAGCACAGTGATATGACGATCCAGACTCCACATGGAGAGGGCTCAGTGTCTCTGGATAAAACAACAGAAGTTTTACTGTGTCCATCTGGTAAAACTGTAGTGAGGTTGAAGGCTTCCATGGAAGCTGTTCTACCGTCTCCATCTGATAAAGGGTCACCAAGTATGATCAAACATCTCTCTCTTCCATACAGTCCAAGCTCAAAGCCATCTTCTCGTAACTTCATGGGGTCGGATTCTTCTCCATATTCTCGGTTAGGAGGGATTGGAAATTCTTCGTTAAATTTTCCAG GTCGCAGCCTTCTCTTTGATTCCAGTGAAAAGCCTTCTAGCGATAGTCTTCCACCATCTGCTCTATCATCAAGTCCAAGTAGAGAAATCAGCAGTGGAGGTGACACGCCACTTTCATCTCTTAAGAAGAAGGGTCCTCGCAGGCGAAAGATATCTGGAAAGGACAAGGGAACCAAGGTGAGGTTTGCAGGAGGAGCCACAGAGATCTTGGAACAGGATCATCCAGAGGATGATCTGATGATGACTCAGAGTCGTTGTCCTTGCTTTAAATGTTTCATCATCATGTGTTTTGTGGTGCTTTCCTTGTCTGTGTTGTTCTACCTCAGCCTGTGGATTGTTGCGCAGCACCGAGGTAATCCTGTCATCGTTGCTGGTGGAGAGAGTCTTCACTCCATCCTCCAGTCCCAAGTTTTTGGACAATCCATTGTTGTTTCACATCTACCGCAATTGCTGTCGGGAATCCTTTCAAAAGATGTAAGGGATAGGACACTGGTTCTGATGTTTCATGGCCAATCGGGTGTAGGTAAAACATTTGTGGCCGAGCTTATCGGAAATAAGATGTTTCCGGAGGAAGCACAATCCCAATGTGTTTACAAGTTCCTTCCATCTTTCCTGGAAGTCAGAGAACACCTTGTGACAGCATATGACTACTCCATTGCCCTAGAGGATTTCATCGATAACGGAAAATCCAACTACAGGACATGTCCAGTGGGGTTGTACATTATCGAAGACATAGACTATGGTAGTTCTTCCAGCCTCTTGGAGGCAGTTGCATTGACTTTACCAGGAATTCGAACGAGACAGGCAGCACAGGagcaaaaaatgattttctttcttatgACCAATCTGCAAAGTGAAGCCATAGGAGACTACCTTCTGTCACATTTAGAACAGGGCAACAACAGAGAGGATATAACTCTGAAAGAACTTGAACCAATCATGACTAAAGTACCTTACACTCAGGAATATACAGCAGAGAGTGAAGCTTCTGAAGACCATGATGTCCAACGTCTTGAGGTCCATGACAAATTAATGGCAGTCGTGGATCACCACATTCCATTTCTTCCTTTAGAAAGAAAGCATGTCATCATGTGTATTCAGCAAACATTGAGCTGGAAGAATGTgactttgaatgaaaatgatgttCAATGGATTGCTGATAAACTTGTATTCTACCCAGAAAATAACCCAGTATTCTCGACGTCAGGATGCAAGAAAGTAGAAGAAAAAGCAAGTCTGTTTTCAAAGTATGCCCAAACATAG